TGGCCGGGAGAAATTCTACCGCTTCGTCGTCATCGAGGAGCTTCGAGAAGGCGGTCGCCTGCCACGAATCCGCCGAGTACCCTGAGGCCGCGGCGTACCGCAAGAAGGACGGTGCGAGCGAGTTAGAGATCGTAGTGGTTGAGAGCGTCTGTGACCTCTCCGCTCGTTAACAGCAGGAGGAACGCATCATGGGAATGGCGGCGGTAATCCACGAGAAAGGCGCACCCGACAACTTCGTGTGGGAGGAGATCAAGGTCGGGTCTCCCGCGCGTGGCCAGGTACGTCTTCGCAGCACGGCCGTGGGCGTGAATTTCGCTGATACGTACCATCGAGCAGGTATCCCGCACCCGATGATCGTCGGCGATCCGCCGGTTGTCGTCGGTTTCGAAGGAGTTGGCGAGATCGAGGAGTTGGGTCCTGGCGTCACCGGGTTCTCCGTCGGCGAACGGGTTTGCACCTGCCTTCCCCCAATCGGCGCCTATAGTCAGGAGCGCCTTTACCCGGCTGACAAATTGATTAAGGTTCCAAAGGACTTGCCATTGGATGACGTTCAACTGGCAGGACTAGTCCTGAAGGGGATGACCGCGCAATATCTCCTGCATCGAACGCACAAGGTGCAGCCGGGAGATTACGTTCTGATCCATGCGGCTGCTGGCGGCATGGGCCATATCCTTTGTCCTTGGGCGCGGCATCTCGGAGCCACTGTCATCGGTACCGTTAGTACCGACGCGAAGGCCGAGATCGCTCGAAATCTCGGCTGTCATCACGTTATCAACTACTCGACCGAAGACTTCGTAGCTGTCACCCGTAAGATTACGGACGGAAAAGGCGTAGACGTTGTCTATGAGTCGATCGGTAAGGACACGCTGCAAAGGTCACTCGACTGCCTGCGGCTGGTCGGTATGTGCGCAGCCTACGGCCAGGCGTCAGGCGTTCCTGATCCGATCAACCTCATCGAAGATCTGGGCGTTCGCGGGTCTCTCATTATCACCCGTCCCGCGCTTTCGCATTACATGTCGAACCGAAGCGAAATCGACGCCGGAGCAAAATCCCTCTTCGATGCCGTCGCAAAGGGGGTGGTAGCGAGCTACGTTGTCAAAACCTTTCCACTTCGGGAGGCTGCAGCCGCGCACAAGTTCATCGGCGGGCGCAAGACAACGGGCTCGATCGTCATGCTTCCATTCGAGTAAGCGGTCCCAATTGATGTGGGGCCTGTGGCCTTCGACGCACTCACTCCACAGAAAGGAACATCATGTCGATCATACGCCACGAAATTAGACAGATATCAGACGAGAATCGCGGTCAGCCGATCATCAGCCAGGCCGTCATCCACGGCAACGTCGCCTATTTCGCCGGCATCACCCCCAACCCGATTGTCGGCGATATCAAAACCCAGACTGCTCAAGTGTTGCGACGCGTCGATGAGCTTCTCAAGCTCGCGGGAACCGACAAATCACAGCTGCTAAGCGCCCAGGTCTGGATCGCTGACATGCGTCTGTTCGAAGATCACAATTCTG
Above is a genomic segment from Betaproteobacteria bacterium containing:
- a CDS encoding zinc-binding dehydrogenase encodes the protein MGMAAVIHEKGAPDNFVWEEIKVGSPARGQVRLRSTAVGVNFADTYHRAGIPHPMIVGDPPVVVGFEGVGEIEELGPGVTGFSVGERVCTCLPPIGAYSQERLYPADKLIKVPKDLPLDDVQLAGLVLKGMTAQYLLHRTHKVQPGDYVLIHAAAGGMGHILCPWARHLGATVIGTVSTDAKAEIARNLGCHHVINYSTEDFVAVTRKITDGKGVDVVYESIGKDTLQRSLDCLRLVGMCAAYGQASGVPDPINLIEDLGVRGSLIITRPALSHYMSNRSEIDAGAKSLFDAVAKGVVASYVVKTFPLREAAAAHKFIGGRKTTGSIVMLPFE
- a CDS encoding RidA family protein, with protein sequence MSIIRHEIRQISDENRGQPIISQAVIHGNVAYFAGITPNPIVGDIKTQTAQVLRRVDELLKLAGTDKSQLLSAQVWIADMRLFEDHNSVWNEWVDPVNPPARACLTTDFWRPGMLVEVMVIAAVP